From Cyprinus carpio isolate SPL01 chromosome A7, ASM1834038v1, whole genome shotgun sequence, a single genomic window includes:
- the LOC109094016 gene encoding zinc finger protein 638-like isoform X2 → MSHPLYNPRGGRFPSGQRPVVPGQFGLGSQPRMELGAARLGPDSISSSHGGLMVNQPFSLGQRQSQISPDLEVAIDRNLRGAREEVRLLTQMLQQPKKADPRMRGDTRDEVISSGSGFSGTSRSDEVDWSTYQAPGKLFTSPGLDRPSSSSQLFKSTGFGGGSSGLDSQRPPGQRPSRYTSESASSILASFGLSNEDLELLSHYPDDQLTPDNLPFILRDIRMRKAKRDVDARSEYSKVIDYGHSSKFGYHEESPDSYASEHLPKESPKYVREVSGPPFSGMDIKKHPQPCQPAPGPVQVPKLQKPPLVDPRPTKMIPARPSASQPILPPSSRPPSQIPPLLGVLPLMSVDSISRGPNPNWIPFLSPPISVPTTKRLPTPTMMNDYSAATPRIFPHTCSLCNIECIQIKDWLEHQNTNLHIESCRRLRKQYPDWNVEAVSVSRPEPKSEHSSSKRHTRSHSYSRSPSPKRHHDSSSRRKRSRSRSRSRSPRKYRRSRSHSRSPPRKSRVSPYRRRSRSPPSQRSRSPVYSRRSPVRHSSPRRSSPSRQQRSSSSERLAMKLMSSTELSSITDSNTLKAVVKSLAPALLAELAKKKSSSTTSSSKASSGSSSWKRPSPPKRAEYSKSSRTFTSKSSGTPKPRPNDAPGTSCLLRLMQIPHGTTSKELNDAIEPFGKIYTAILLKAINEASVCMEREEDAKALLNCKNLTIHGQVIKVCMEKDARNDDGRKSVKTEKPVKKKEVTTTKPTQSAKVKSANPVKAPESAKAKEATGFKTSQVIKGKPSNPNKASQVTKGKSSVPKKTVQTAKAKLPAKGSETAVVKKLVKKEIPWRKNIVEITNLPEEGVTEEDLINLAKPYGFNATPVIAFTQQKAYLQMPSTEAVEAMVKAYSETPAKVQDKEITIKMMMQPVDLNYTESVFRVLVGIEKSPEIVTLPERLLIVSNVPKTLGAIKEVETIIQRYGGFKKVLPLNGRIIFEMESAANARAIFSRFLKFRCVVQNNTLNFQLAKPVKLKKKPVAKGANPPGTTAATTKKTNTVKAQKPVAVAAASAASTADPPVTKDKTPKTDAIIVAKAEESIGTSNNEVCLEESVGEGKVNADTAATKVTAVPKDLTVANGETATPENKAKKDTQAVNETVMGTLETESVKKEREAGSSVPMTESKSENKELETGSSVPSSESAVSAESGKAEIKVESSVSALESAVSVESPNNKHELGSSVPATESGKTELEVASAVSTSESEVSVESGKTKPDIASSVPSGECAVPVDSAKAGHELASSETSILADTTDQTGTSLKKNDQSVLQSEDVPKELLPTSVEEGKIDSEMLEDDNNVESKSQMEIVASTVSSEETAVEAMETQSPEESTKGTDVKEEVLETHELKIENEGQASDLRPTEPLEMDINPQSNNQTEPAEEHVPVAVASDSVPPFDPASDLPSTSDQTVSNSSVTVTRASNSPQMVHEPFQIDDNSLDFPPVTQEILKALELAVHQCRLQSSLKRAEEEARQKAEMEKKAAEKKTTKGPSSSKRPAQATKKTTQAESKKIQAEKEKKSQNSVSRSKPVDTSSPEKEPTSRHRSRGSNSEEDGPSTRRGGYSGSSSSRRSRRESSPPSKRSSPPSKRSRGHDVDRRSHSKNSQPSRSHSKTKTAEKEKDEELFPFNIDEFVTVDEVGDDAEDTAVSDTESPAKDEKIQDKPDSHSIVSPIAESGPAEKTKLTDTIIASEIGKPEVIECEDKMEAKTEETTPAAEVVASPKPEKQELKEESADKPLGTEMMETVVLKNETTEPCTVAETASAEMDSNVETLLTMKEHHGIGALDEFEPSQSVSSSPSKKEGCPPTSAETLEKSEDVHPEEPETSAPVMDKKDEATVNSEIPSQDAMVTLDEVSEGEEDFLDETNEEQHSKADEVPETLVMVDEVGDDETGGEEYQLDKELQGLVTLDEIVDEEEEFDSFNPEALVTLDEAKGDDEEIEEVEHSEDKPSTTTAIIPEEAEKSPSQEEDACDLEELRKMNFVTVDEVGDEEEEQPPSEDVKEEKQVKKKATRAKKRTRQTPVRRSTRGQRGSTKSPVDAEEPETNAECEPEAAESPPSAVESMDLDVKPELQKAETLKVPDSSAAVVTAEVFSGSEEDKARANDSDNSAKTESDTVDTPVSDRKSTIKEESKQRREIEPTQEPEAKKAPVIEDFTLPPFNPDNPIGVDFVVPKTGFFCRLCSLFYGNEETAKKSHCSSLKHYQNMEKYYKKLQSQKQGGCSTLTTPSHISASE, encoded by the exons ATGTCACATCCATTATATAATCCCCGTGGAGGGCGGTTCCCCAGTGGTCAGAGACCCGTTGTGCCTGGCCAGTTTGGTCTTGGGTCACAGCCTCGAATGGAGCTGGGGGCAGCCCGTCTTGGCCCAGATTCCATATCCAGTTCTCACGGGGGATTGATGGTCAACCAGCCCTTCTCACTGGGACAGCGCCAGTCGCAGATTTCCCCCGATCTCGAAGTCGCCATAGATCGGAACCTTCGGGGAGCCCGCGAGGAAGTTCGCCTTCTCACTCAAATGCTCCAGCAGCCCAAAAAAGCAGATCCCCGTATGAGAGGGGATACAAGGGATGAAGTGATTTCCTCCGGGAGCGGCTTTTCAGGGACTTCACGATCTGATGAGGTGGACTGGTCCACATACCAAGCCCCAGGCAAGCTCTTCACGTCTCCAGGTTTGGATCGTCCTTCCAGTTCTTCACAGCTGTTCAAGTCTACGGGATTTGGTGGAGGATCAAGTGGTTTGGACAGCCAGCGACCACCAGGACAGCGGCCTTCACGCTACACCTCTGAAAGTGCCAGCAGCATCCTAGCAAGTTTTGGACTCTCGAATGAGGACCTAGAACTTCTAAGCCACTATCCAGATGATCAGCTGACCCCTGACAACCTACCGTTTATTTTACGAGACATCCGAATGCGTAAAGCGAAGAGGGACGTTGATGCGAGATCTGAATACAGCAAAGTCATTGACTATGGACATTCTAGTAAATTTGGCTATCACGAGGAGAGCCCGGATAGCTATGCAAGTGAACACCTGCCTAAAGAGTCACCAAAGTATGTGAGGGAGGTCTCTGGACCACCCTTCAGTGGCATGGACATCAAAAAACATCCTCAGCCGTGTCAACCAGCTCCAGGCCCTGTACAAGTTCCAAAGCTTCAGAAACCTCCACTTGTAGATCCGAGACCCACTAAGATGATTCCAGCGAGACCATCTGCTTCCCAGCCTATTCTGCCACCTTCCAGTCGACCTCCGTCGCAGATTCCACCTCTACTTGGTGTTCTTCCTTTGATGAGCGTTGACAGTATCTCCAGAGGTCCGAATCCTAACTGGATCCCATTCCTTTCACCTCCAATCAGTGTGCCCACCACGAAGAGGCTTCCAACTCCGACCATGATGAACGATTACTCAGCAGCTACTCCAAGAATCTTTCCTCATACATGCTCTCTATGTAACATTGAATGTATCCAGATTAAG GACTGGCTTGAACATCAGAACACAAATCTTCACATTGAGAGTTGTAGACGTCTTAGGAAACA ATATCCTGACTGGAATGTTGAGGCTGTCTCTGTTTCAAG ACCTGAGCCCAAATCAGAACACAGCAGCTCAAAGCGGCACACCCGATCGCACTCGTACTCCAGATCCCCCAGCCCGAAGCGGCACCATGACTCCTCAAGCCGTCGTAAACGATCGCGTTCACGCTCCCGCTCCCGAAGCCCTAGAAAGTACCGGCGTTCCAGAAGTCACAGCCGGTCCCCCCCTAGGAAATCTCGAGTCAGTCCTTACAGACGGAGGTCCCGTAGTCCACCATCTCAGCGGTCAAGGTCTCCAGTTTACAGTAGGCGCTCTCCGGTACGCCATTCAAGCCCCCGGCGGAGCAGCCCCTCCCGTCAGCAGAGATCTAGCAGTAGTGAACGACTGGCCATGAAACTCATGTCTTCAA CTGAGCTTTCCTCAATCACAGACAGTAATACTTTGAAGGCTGTGGTGAAATCCTTGGCACCAGCCCTGCTTGCTGAGCTAGCAAAGAAGAAAAGTAGTTCCACTACTTCCTCGTCAAAGGCAAGCAGTGGCAGCAGTAGTTGGAAACGGCCTTCCCCTCCTAAGAGAGCTGAGTACTCCAAGTCAAGCAGAACCTTCACCTCAAAGTCCTCCGGCACTCCAAAG CCAAGACCCAATGATGCCCCTGGCACATCTTGTTTGTTGAGGCTCATGCAAATTCCTCATGGGACTACAAGCAAAGAACTGAATGATGCCATTGAACCTTTTGGCAAGATTTATACTGCCATCCTCCTCAAGGCGATTAATGag GCCTCAGTGTGTATGGAGAGAGAGGAGGATGCCAAAGCTTTGCTCAACTGTAAGAACCTGACAATTCATGGACAGGTTATTAAGGTCTGCATGGAGAAG gATGCAAGAAATGATGATGGGAGAAAATCTGTTAAGACCGAAAAACCTGTTAAGAA AAAAGAGGTGACTACAACAAAACCAACCCAATCAGCAAAAGTAAAGAGTGCAAACCCAGTGAAGGCACCCGAGTCAGCTAAAGCTAAAGAGGCGACAGGTTTCAAGACATCTCAAGTAATTAAGGGAAAACCAAGCAACCCCAACAAGGCGTCTCAAGTAACCAAGGGAAAATCCAGTGTCCCCAAAAAGACTGTACAGACAGCTAAAGCTAAACTCCCTGCTAAGGGTTCAG AGACAGCAGTTGTCAAGAAGTTAGTAAAGAAG GAAATACCCTGGAGAAAAAATATTGTTGAGATTACGAATCTTCCAGAGGAAGGGGTTACTGAGGAGGACCTCATCAACCTTGCTAAACCATATGGCTTCAATGCAACTCCTGTCATAGCATTCACTCAACAAAAG gcctatCTGCAGATGCCCAGCACAGAAGCAGTTGAAGCAATGGTAAAGGCCTACTCTGAGACACCAGCTAAGGTGCAAGACAAAGAGATTACCATCAAGATGATGATGCAACCTGTGGACCTGAACTACACT GAGTCAGTATTCAGAGTACTTGTGGGCATTGAGAAATCGCCT GAAATCGTTACTTTGCCAGAACGCCTTCTCATTGTTAGTAATGTGCCAAAAACACTTGGGGCAATCAAGGAAGTAGAGACCATAATTCAACGCTATGGTGGCTTCAAGAAAGTTTTGCCTCTGAATGGCAGG ATTATTTTTGAAATGGAGAGTGCTGCCAACGCCAGGGCTATCTTCAGTCGCTTCCTCAAGTTTCGATGTGTGGTCCAGAACAATACCCTTAACTTCCAACTAGCCAAACCAGTCAAG cTAAAAAAGAAGCCAGTAGCAAAAGG AGCGAACCCTCCTGGTACAACAGCAgcgacaacaaaaaaaactaataccgTCAAAGCTCAGAAGCCAGTGGCTGTGGCAGCAGCTTCTGCTGCATCTACTGCAGATCCACCTGTCACAAAAGACAAAACTCCCAAAACTGATGCTATTATTGTGGCTAAAGCAGAGGAAAGTATTGGTACAAGCAATAATGAAGTATGTTTGGAAGAGAGTGTTGGTGAAGGAAAGGTGAATGCTGATACAGCTGCAACTAAAGTTACTGCAGTTCCCAAAGACCTTACAGTTGCTAATGGAGAAACCGCTACTCCTGAGAATAAAGCAAAGAAGGATACACAAGCTGTTAATGAAACTGTCATGGGGACCCTTGAGACTGAATCTGTGAAAAAAGAGCGTGAAGCTGGATCCTCAGTTCCCATGACAGAATCTAAGAGTGAGAACAAGGAGCTAGAAACTGGATCCTCTGTTCCCTCTTCAGAATCTGCTGTTTCAGCTGAGTCAGGGAAAGCAGAGATTAAAGTTGAATCATCTGTCTCTGCTTTAGAATCTGCTGTTTCAGTTGAATCTCCAAACAACAAACATGAATTGGGATCCTCTGTTCCTGCTACAGAATCTGGAAAAACAGAGCTTGAAGTTGCATCCGCTGTTTCCACTTCAGAATCTGAAGTTTCAGTTGAGTCTGGGAAAACAAAGCCTGATATTGCATCCTCAGTTCCCTCAGGAGAATGTGCTGTTCCAGTGGATTCTGCAAAAGCAGGGCATGAATTGGCTTCCTCGGAAACTTCCATTTTAGCAGACACAACCGATCAGACAGGGACTTCGCTCAAGAAAAATGATCAGAGTGTGCTGCAGTCTGAAGATGTCCCCAAAGAATTGCTTCCTACATCTGTGGAAGAAGGCAAAATTGACAGTGAAATGTTAGAAGACGACAATAATGTTGAGTCTAAGTCACAAATGGAGATTGTCGCTTCAACTGTTAGCAGTGAGGAAACCGCAGTAGAGGCCATGGAGACCCAGAGTCCAGAAGAATCTACCAAAGGCACTGATGTGAAAGAGGAAGTTTTGGAAACGCATGAGCTCAAGATAGAAAATGAGGGCCAAGCCAGTGACTTGAGACCAACTGAACCTTTAGAGATGGACATCAATCCTCAGTCTAATAATCAAACTGAACCTGCTGAAGAGCATGTCCCTGTAGCTGTTGCCTCTGACTCTGTTCCACCCTTTGATCCTGCCTCTGACCTACCCTCCACTTCTGATCAAACTGTCAGTAATTCATCTGTCACAGTTACACGTGCCTCAAACAGTCCCCAAATGGTGCATGAGCCCTTCCAGATTGATGATAATTCTCTGGACTTTCCTCCGGTTACACAGGAGATTTTGAAGGCCCTTGAATTAGCTGTCCATCAGTGTCGCTTACAGTCTTCATTAAAACGTGCTGAAGAAGAAGCCAGACAGAAggcagaaatggagaaaaaagctGCAGAGAAGAAAACCACAAAAGGTCCATCAAGCTCAAAGAGGCCTGCTCAAGCGACTAAGAAAACCACTCAAGCTGAGAGCAAAAAGATTCAGGCCGAGAAAGAGAAAAAGTCTCAGAACTCAGTGTCCAGGAGCAAACCTGTGGACACCTCATCCCCAGAGAAGGAGCCTACATCTAGGCACAGGAGCAGGGGTAGTAATTCAGAGGAAGATGGCCCTAGCACCAGGCGTGGGGGATATTCAGGGTCCTCCTCCTCCCGGAGGAGCAGGCGGGAATCCAGCCCTCCATCAAAGCGCTCAAGCCCCCCATCAAAGCGTTCAAGGGGGCATGATGTTGATCGCAGG aGTCATAGTAAAAACTCACAGCCTTCAAGAAGTCACTCAAAAACAAAGACAGCTGAAAAG GAAAAAGATGAGGAACTGTTTCCATTTAACATTGATGAGTTTGTGACTGTTGATGAAGTCGGGGATGATGCAGAGGACACTGCGGTCTCAGATACTGAGTCTCCAGCCAAGGACGAGAAGATCCAGGACAAACCCGATTCCCACTCCATAGTCTCTCCTATTGCAGAGTCTGGTccagctgaaaaaacaaaactaactgaCACGATAATTGCTTCTGAGATTGGAAAACCTGAAGTTATTGAATGTGAGGATAAAATGGAAGCCAAGACTGAAGAAACCACACCAGCTGCAGAAGTTGTTGCATCTCCAAAACCAGAAAAGCAAGAGCTTAAGGAAGAGAGTGCTGATAAACCGCTGGGAACAGAAATGATGGAAACCGTTGTGCTTAAGAACGAGACAACAGAGCCTTGTACTGTAGCAGAAACTGCTTCAGCAGAGATGGACAGCAATGTTGAGACCCTTTTAACCATGAAAGAACACCATGGCATTGGGGCCTTGGATGAATTTGAGCCAAGTCAGTCAGTTTCTTCCTCTCCTTCAAAGAAGGAAGGCTGTCCACCAACTTCTGCAGAAACTTTAGAGAAATCAGAAGATGTCCATCCCGAGGAGCCTGAAACCTCTGCCCCAGTGATGGACAAAAAAGATGAGGCAACTGTGAACTCTGAAATTCCATCCCAAGATGCAATGGTCACTCTTGATGAGGTCAGTGAGGGTGAGGAAGATTTTCTTGATGAAACAAATGAGGAACAGCATTCGAAGGCTGATGAAGTGCCTGAGACGCTTGTAATGGTTGATGAGGTTGGAGATGATGAAACGGGGGGTGAAGAATACCAGTTGGACAAAGAACTTCAAGGCCTTGTCACATTGGATGAGATTGTTGATGAAGAGGAGGAGTTTGATTCATTCAATCCTgag GCTCTTGTAACCCTTGATGAGGCTAAGGGTGATGATGAGGAGATTGAGGAAGTGGAGCATAGTGAAGACAAGCCAAGCACCACAACAGCAATCATACCAGAGGAGGCGGAGAAATCACCAAGCCAAGAAGAGGATGCCTGTGACCTTGAAGAGCTCCGCAAGATGAACTTTGTAACCGTGGATGAAGTAGGGGACGAGGAAGAGGAACAACCGCCCAGTGAAGATGTCAAAGAGGAGAAACAAGTTAAAAAGAAAGCTACAAGGGCCAAAAAGAGAACACGCCAGACCCCAG TGAGGAGATCCACAAGAGGTCAAAGAGGGTCCACAAAGAGTCCTGTAGACGCAGAGGAGCCCGAGACAAATGCGGAGTGTGAACCAGAGGCAGCTGAGAGTCCTCCTTCAGCCGTCGAATCCATGGATCTCGATGTTAAGCCAGAACTGCAAAAGGCTGAAACCTTGAAAGTTCCAGATTCATCGGCTGCAGTGGTCACTGCAGAGGTCTTTTCAGGGTCAGAAGAGGACAAGGCGAGAGCTAACGATAGTGACAACTCTGCAAAGACAGAAAGTGATACTGTCGACACACCAGTCTCTGACAGAAAATCCACAATCAAAG AAGAGTCCAAGCAAAGGCGGGAGATTGAGCCGACACAGGAACCAGAGGCTAAGAAGGCCCCTGTGATTGAAGACTTCACATTGCCCCCGTTTAACCCAGACAATCCCATTG GGGTTGACTTTGTGGTGCCCAAGACGGGTTTCTTCTGCAGACTCTGCTCTTTATTCTATGGCAATGAGGAAACTGCTAAGAAAAGTCACTGTAGTAGCTTAAAGCATTACCAGAACATGGAG AAATACTACAAGAAGCTCCAGTCTCAGAAGCAGGGTGGCTGCTCAACACTGACAACGCCCAGTCATATTTCTGCTTCTGAATAG